One part of the Thermococcus radiotolerans genome encodes these proteins:
- a CDS encoding ABC transporter permease has protein sequence MKFREYIVYRLVLAVFVIIGVVTVVFFVSRVIPSDPAALWVGAHPTPEAIEKAREQLHLNDPVVKQFAYYLWSLLHGDLGISIRTHNPVAADLKSAFTATFELILAAEFIAIVIAIPLGVYSAVKKDSWVDNFGRVLAISGVSLPAFWFGIVLQLIFFKHLGILPLAGRVDTVVMLEHPLHVITGFYLLDSLLTGNIPVFVDALKHLILPALTLAMYPIGLITRQVRSMMIEVLNENYIRTAWAYGLPPKKIYFKYALKNAIAPALITVGLSFAYTLVGAFLVELIFNWPGLGRYAAYAILSMDYPAVLGVTIITATAYVFINLIVDLIQVKLDPRIRL, from the coding sequence ATGAAGTTCAGAGAGTACATTGTATACAGACTTGTGCTGGCAGTGTTTGTCATTATTGGTGTCGTAACCGTTGTGTTTTTTGTATCGAGGGTAATCCCTTCAGATCCCGCGGCCCTGTGGGTCGGTGCCCATCCAACCCCTGAGGCCATTGAAAAGGCGAGGGAGCAGCTTCATCTCAACGACCCCGTGGTCAAGCAGTTTGCGTACTACCTGTGGTCCCTTCTTCACGGCGACCTTGGGATCTCAATAAGAACCCACAACCCGGTTGCAGCGGATTTAAAATCCGCATTTACTGCCACCTTTGAGCTTATACTGGCTGCGGAGTTCATAGCGATAGTTATCGCCATTCCTCTGGGCGTTTATTCCGCAGTCAAAAAGGATTCATGGGTTGACAATTTCGGTAGGGTCCTCGCAATAAGCGGCGTTTCACTGCCCGCTTTCTGGTTTGGAATTGTACTCCAGCTTATATTCTTCAAGCATCTGGGAATACTCCCGCTGGCTGGCAGGGTCGACACCGTTGTCATGCTGGAGCACCCACTTCACGTGATAACCGGGTTCTACCTCCTCGACTCCCTGCTGACCGGAAACATTCCAGTCTTCGTCGATGCACTCAAGCACCTGATACTGCCCGCCTTGACCCTGGCCATGTATCCTATAGGCCTGATAACGAGGCAGGTACGCTCCATGATGATAGAAGTCCTGAACGAGAACTACATCCGCACCGCGTGGGCCTATGGCCTTCCCCCCAAGAAGATATACTTCAAGTACGCCCTGAAGAACGCCATAGCCCCGGCGCTGATAACAGTGGGCCTCTCGTTTGCCTACACCCTCGTTGGGGCCTTCCTGGTCGAGCTGATATTCAACTGGCCGGGTCTCGGTAGGTACGCGGCCTATGCAATCCTGAGCATGGACTACCCAGCGGTTCTCGGTGTCACGATAATCACCGCCACGGCCTACGTGTTCATCAACCTGATAGTTGACCTCATTCAGGTCAAACTTGACCCTAGGATAAGGCTGTGA
- a CDS encoding ABC transporter substrate-binding protein, which yields MKKELALFMLVITVMGVVASGCLSGQESTSTSTASGETSTPEKTTNVVIYGYGSEMITLDPSTEFSNSIVVLANVYECLVKYTPNGLEPWLATSWESNENGTVWTFHLRKGVKFHTGNTMTAEDVKWSIERTLRMGLGPAFIWDPIDKMEVVDDYTIKFYLKYPANLPLIASSAYGAYIMDSKYLSTIGDDNAIADWLNQGQDAGTGPYIIVKDKYDPKTEIVLKKFDDYWGGWSGDQFDIAVIKIVPDASLREQMVTSGEIQITRDLPLDDLPKLQENPNVKVDQTASYQELYAFFNTKKEPLNNKLVRQALSYAVPYKDIVDYVLHGYGEVAKGPIPKGMLGYFEDLSTYTYDPDKAKQLLAQAGYPNGGFKLLLTYTQGDEAEAKVAEIIKAEWKKLGVDVEIRPMNWEQQWALAKSDPSNAQDILMMYWWPTYPTPYDFLFNMFHCEPEINFNLCYYCNDEFDKAIDEAVTLEGIDPDKAAQLYRKAEEILMEDAPAIFFYNPDDVYVYHKSITGFKDNPGYPQVVFFYDLHKA from the coding sequence GTGAAAAAGGAACTTGCCCTGTTTATGTTGGTCATCACCGTTATGGGAGTGGTGGCCAGCGGATGCCTGAGTGGGCAGGAGAGTACTTCTACAAGCACAGCTTCCGGTGAGACCTCCACGCCGGAGAAAACAACAAACGTCGTAATCTATGGATACGGGAGCGAGATGATAACCCTCGACCCGAGCACAGAATTTTCCAATTCCATAGTGGTTCTTGCGAACGTTTACGAATGTCTCGTTAAGTACACCCCCAACGGGCTGGAGCCGTGGCTTGCGACTTCATGGGAGAGCAATGAAAACGGAACCGTCTGGACCTTCCACCTGAGGAAGGGGGTTAAATTTCACACAGGCAACACGATGACCGCGGAGGACGTTAAATGGTCCATTGAGAGAACCCTCAGAATGGGTCTGGGGCCGGCGTTCATATGGGACCCCATTGACAAGATGGAAGTTGTGGATGACTACACCATAAAATTCTACCTGAAGTATCCGGCCAACCTTCCTCTGATAGCATCCTCGGCCTACGGTGCCTACATAATGGACAGTAAGTACCTCTCGACAATCGGGGACGATAACGCAATAGCCGACTGGCTCAACCAGGGCCAGGACGCTGGAACCGGCCCGTACATTATAGTGAAGGACAAGTACGATCCAAAGACCGAGATAGTTCTCAAGAAGTTCGACGACTACTGGGGCGGCTGGAGCGGTGACCAGTTCGATATCGCGGTGATAAAAATAGTTCCGGATGCCTCCCTGAGGGAGCAGATGGTTACGAGTGGGGAAATCCAGATAACGAGGGATCTGCCGCTCGATGACCTTCCGAAGCTCCAGGAGAACCCAAACGTTAAAGTTGACCAGACTGCATCGTATCAGGAACTCTACGCCTTCTTCAACACCAAGAAGGAGCCTTTGAACAACAAACTTGTAAGGCAGGCTCTCAGCTATGCCGTTCCCTATAAGGACATAGTTGACTACGTCCTTCACGGCTACGGTGAGGTCGCCAAAGGCCCGATTCCAAAGGGGATGCTGGGTTACTTTGAGGACTTGTCTACATACACTTACGACCCCGATAAGGCGAAGCAGTTGCTGGCCCAGGCTGGGTACCCGAATGGTGGTTTTAAGCTCCTGCTGACGTACACCCAGGGCGACGAGGCCGAGGCCAAGGTCGCCGAGATAATAAAGGCCGAATGGAAGAAGCTCGGGGTTGACGTTGAGATAAGGCCCATGAACTGGGAGCAGCAGTGGGCCCTCGCGAAGAGCGACCCCTCCAATGCCCAGGATATTCTCATGATGTACTGGTGGCCAACATACCCCACGCCATACGACTTCCTCTTCAACATGTTCCACTGCGAGCCGGAAATCAACTTTAACCTCTGCTACTACTGCAACGACGAGTTCGACAAGGCCATTGACGAGGCGGTCACACTGGAGGGAATCGATCCGGACAAAGCAGCTCAGCTCTACAGGAAGGCTGAAGAAATCCTGATGGAAGACGCTCCGGCGATATTCTTCTACAACCCGGACGACGTTTACGTCTACCACAAGAGTATCACCGGCTTCAAAGACAACCCAGGTTACCCGCAGGTGGTTTTCTTCTATGACCTGCACAAGGCGTGA